The Theileria equi strain WA chromosome 2 map unlocalized gcontig_1105316255037, whole genome shotgun sequence genomic sequence AGTGGCTACATTGACCCTTTTATTTCTGAAGATAGAATATCAGCATATTATGCTCCGGAGGTTTCGGAACATAAAGTATTCTTGTCGAGTGATTTATGGTCCTGTGGAGTCATGCTCTACCAGCTAGTTGAAGGCAGATTGCCTTATGAGGACCGTTATAATGGAGTTTGGGATAACAATTGCCTATCTCGTtctaaaaatataaaccTAGAGTTCAAGTCTGAACTTTGGAGCGCTAGCGTAGAAATGGCCGACTTCTGCATCAGAGCCTTGCAGATAGATCACCACAGACGCATATCAAGTGCGAGTGAAGCCTTGATACACCCCTGGATTGTAAATTATACACATTGAATTATATGTTATATATTGCTAACGCATCGCTCCATCTAGATTACCAGATGCACCATAGCACAAGATTCCCGGATTGATGTAATGGGTGTTTCTCGCCtataatattaaaaaataGATTCTGTGCAGTAGTTCTATTAGATATGGATTTAATATCGTCATTTCGTGTTGACAATCGCGGCTTCGTCAGTGATGAATCCAGAGATGTGTTTTTTAAAAACCAGTTTAAAACCCAAGAGAATCTCTTTTGTTTTGATTGTAACTCAAGAAATCCAACATGGGTATCACTAACTTATTCCGTATATCTCTGTTTGAACTGTTCTGGTAAGCATCGCCAGCTGGGAACGCACATTTCATTTGTACGTTCGACTGATATGGACAAATTCACTCCGGAACAGCTTTTTCGCTTATCCGTTGGtggaaatgataaagcACTATCGTattttaaacaaaatgGTATATACAAGCAACCAATCAATTATGCGGGTAAAGGTGTTGCAGTATATTCAAAGATGTTAGATAAAGCAGTCGCTACAAACAAAAATGCAGGATTTAATAACATAGATCTTCTAAGTCTTGATTCAATTGATAATACACATGATTTGTTGGACCTTAAAGACTCTACAACTGATGGATTATCTCATGTTAGCCACTCAAAAAGCATAGTGAGTAATGCTAGTGATGGTCTAGATGAAATTATGGATGAAATCTCGGCTGAATCAAAAAAATCAACTTCAGACAGAGAGAAATTTGGAATGAACAAAAACATGTTCAATTTTAGTTCAGAGACATTTTCAAGAAAATCTACATTTCCTACCAAACAAACGGCCGTTTGTAAAAGTGGATTTTCTACTAAGCTCAGCAACGTTGATTTCGACGCTCTGGAAAGATCATTAAACGAACCATTCCCGGAACAAACCAATACATCTGGCAGGGAACCTGTGTTCGCGGAGCCATTAAAAAAAACAGGTTTGTTGTAACTATTAAACTCAAAGGCGTGTAGAAATCTTCGGTGCGGGCAAGGAAACTTTTAACgtaaatacaaatatacCAGATCTGAAACACCTGGAAGGTAAAAGTGGAATATCATCAGACGCATTCTTTGGGAGAGTGGGAAATAATGCACATTCATACAGCAACTTTAATCCAAATAAAACAAGTTTGTCATCTGATGAATACTTTGGAAGGCCCACTGTACCTGTCCACAATAAGCAAAGTTGGAATACACTTGAGGACCAAGCCATACAAAACATCAATGAACTCAAAGATGGCATTATGAATGCACTTAGCAAGGGGAACGTAATGGTAGAAAAGGCTAAACAATGGCTAAATAATCGTtattgataaatttatattcataattGCCCACACTCAGAGACAACCATTGCTATTTTTGGAGCAAAACCTTCTCCAACAGTAACATTTTGCATcttttgtaaaactacTTGCGATTCATCGTCAACCAAAACACCAAACGCGACATTCTTTCCGTCTAGCCAATCACATGGTTtagtgatgaagaaaaactGGCACCCGTTCGTGTTCGGCCCAGTGTTATACATGCTAATTATTCCACACCGTGAATGTTTCACAGAAAAATTCTCATCATCAAAGCTGGAGCCATAAATTGAAAGAGATCCTGTGCCATCACCCTTGACAAAGTCTCCACCCTGATGATAGTGTAATATATAGGTATAAATTTCAAACCTGAACCATATAATCATTTATAACCTTAAAAAAGCTGGTATTCTTGTATCCAACTGGGACTGCGTTGTGTTTGAATTCCCCTGTACAAAATTTTCTGAAGTTCTCACAGGTCTTTGGGACTTTGTCGGCAAACAACTCAATTTTTAACCTGCCTAATAGaataaatatgataaaGTGTTGCAAATACCTAATAAATGTGATCCAAGGGATACGTCCATAAAAACCACGGGATTCTGTGGATTTGAAAGCAGATGTGAGAGATACGGTGGTCCTCCTAGAGGAGCAACTGGCCTATTTACGTCAGAATCCTTGTTTTCTGACATTTTTCTAACTAAATATAAGCgataaacaaaaatatacaagatATTTTCCCCATTACAGTTGCAAACGCTAGTCTGCAACTCTATTATTTTCTAGGTAAAACGGATACTTTAAAAGATTACACATCCAATTTTCCCATCTGAGTTATGTTGATAAAGAACCCAAAAACGTACACATTATCACCGAACGAATTTGCAATTTCAGGATAAATTTGTTCTTCCTTAAATTTTTCTACCTTTTCTTTAATATCTTTATAGAGTATATAAGGGGTTTGAGGTGGACTGCATCTGGTCATATTGTAAGAATCGAAATATGGCTGTATAGGGATGTTggtatttacaaatattattttaaatactCACATGATGCAAAACTAGGCCTTCCGAAGGTGCTATATTCGTGTTCAATATACGATTATTGAATAAAGAAAACGCAATTGTCGACTTTGGAGCTAGATTAAGATATGTTTCTATTGCCATGGAAATCATCTTCCTTATTTGGTTGTACAAAAATGATTGGCCAACTATTGTTATACGAACAACATTTTGACCATTTCCAATCACATCTTTTTTAATCTGATGAAATATATTTGATAGTGTAAAAATATTAACCTTTGTCTTATGAATATAGCGTTGTGTTGTTGATCCCTGTACTTTTTGGCGTACGGtaaaattctggaaatcaTGTGTACCAACGTACATATCCATTATCTCTTTTATCAGTTCCTATAGTAAATTTTTATCTAGAAAATTGATGTAAATAACAAACTATGTCTAGTGTTGAATCTTCGTAAAATCCATGGTCCATGTTATATTCACCCTCAACTTTTGATAATTTTATGGGATCCTTGCTTTTATCATAttgagaaaataaagaagataaattATTGTGAAgttctttatatttatcaCTTCCAAATTTATACCTTTTTAGCAAAATTTTCTCCGGAATAATATACTCATATTTACGCTTAGAACACATTGTTCTTGCATCAAATCCTTTGGTCACTCTAACAATTTGGAAACATCTAATATCATTCGGCAACGCATCATTTAGTTttctgatgaagaactcCTCCTTTGTACCAACTTCTTCCTCGAGTTCAGGAATTTCAAACCGCCCTGCTATGTATGTACAACCAGCATGAACACCTTTATCCGTTCTAGAAGATTTGGAAAGTTGTAATTTATAGGGAAGATTGCGATATACTTCATTTATGGCCCCTATCTCAACTAATGCAGACTCCATAGTACCCTCTATGGTCTCCACTTTGTTCATATCCCCTGTACCGTACTCCACTTGTTTTTGGTACCCATGATAGCGAGTTCCAAGGTACCTACAAAATGTTTTGTATTTTAAGGAAAAATGTTAATGTCatagatggaaaaatacCCGAAAGCTATGGCGTATTTGGCCTTTGGAACATGAATTCTAGTTTCTATAACATCCTTATCTACATAATTTGCGGGATTCTGCTCGGAATCCCTATCGAGAGTGACATCATCGAGATTCTTCAGTGAAAGCTCTAGCTTACGCTTCTTTTCTCGACAATAGTTACGAAATTGTGACTTTTTTTGACGTTTGTTTAGATTGTTCGTTTTTGCGTCCATTAAATGTAAATTAAGCTCCAAGGGCTCATACAGAATGTGGCGACAAAGCTGCGACACCATCTCATAAAccaaaaatacaaattcaaaatatattcatgtacattttttaaatgtatTTAGTATTGGAATTCGGAGTCATTTCTCCAAATGTGTAACTACTATTCTTCCGGAGGTAATCCTTTGTTGACCCTGCTATTCATAATACGTTTTTTTTCCAGCCACGGCAAATATATTCTGAAAACAAGATAATACATGCGAAACAAATACCTTTTATATTGATGTATACACTCATCCAGCGTTTTTATATGTTCATCAAATCCCTCACCGGTCATTGACGAGATTCCACTACACTAGGAAAATTAAAGATATAACAACCTTACCGTAAGGTTGTAATAAAATTCATTCAACATTAGTGCACACGATCTACTGAAGCTAAATAAACTTGTTAGATTCTACAATAAATGGACAAACGTTGCCATGTATGAATCATCCTTCATCACGGATTCATAAAACTGATCATAGTCATGCATCCATTCCAAGCAAATCTCATATCTATTTACATCTGTaagtataaatatttacTAAACGAGTATTTTACCTATTTTATTAAAACATGCGATAAATGGCAGTTGACATTTGTACATCACACTGCaataattttaatgctGTAATTAAGCAAACCTGCAGGCGTAAATCATATTCGTCATGAATGTCACTGGATTCATAGATCTAGTCGTGTCTATTAAATAATTAACTGCTGTTgggaaggaagaagagagaGATTCTACGAAAATTTATATTCGAAAGACAAATGTACAAACCCAAAATAATTGTCCCACTAGCAGACCAATTAAAAACTTCAATCTGTCCAGGTGTATCAATAACTATGTAATCCAATGTATCGGATCTACgatccaaaatttccaaaattttatcaaatcTATAAGCAAAATGAGAGCAAAAAATCAAAACCTACCTAGTAACGAAAAGATTCAAAGATGTCATGATTGCTCCATTAGGGCCTAGGTTATACTTTTTCATAATATCTCTATAATCTATAGAATCACGAATATCTGGACAATTTTATAACATTCAACGATTTTAATTACCTATATTCGGCTTATAATGAACTTTTACAACCTAAACATATTAATAATAAGGAAAAAAGGAAACTTACAGCAGGATCCAAATTGATTGAATAAACCTTTTTGCCCACAGTCTTCAATTTCTCAATCAGTTTGCGCACATAGCATGTCTTTCCACTTCCAGCCATCCTATAATGTTTTGTTTGTGCTAATAGGAAAGGATTAAAAGAATATACCCTATTACAACGATCGCTAGCGTCTTTCTCCCCTTGGAAGCCACTGGCCTATCAAGGAGAGAGTCTACAGAGTCACCCATGGCGATATACTAGACAACTCTAACTCACATGAATAATATAAAACGAAATATAAAGACCAAAAATTAACTATCCAGGTAGAAGATCTATTTCTTGGTGGAACCACCCCCACTCGTTCCCATGCCCATGAATGACTGCATAAATAACATTAAAAGACAAATGTGTGATCAAACCTTGAAAGTATCATAAATCCACCATTGTAAGCCAGTAAGTGTGCCAATCATAATCACCCTAGTACCCAAACCGCGAGTAAACAAATTAAATGCACCAACTTCTTTGGCCATTTGTCCAAATCTGTTTATGTTATACAAATGAATATTATATAATGTTTTACCCTTTGCCTTTGTTCTCGGCTTTTCCCATTTGAGAAACAAGAGTGTCGGCGGGATGCGAAACAACAGCACAAATAATTCCAGCCAAATATCCTGGACAAACATATGAAACAAAAAAAACGGAACGTACCTGACGCAAATGTGATTCCAAGTTGTGTCTGTTTAGAGTATTCGTTCTTTGGTTTGGTAAAAATGTGATCGTAGAAAAGCTGtacaaccttttcaaagaagTAGAATTTTGCCATAGTATAGGGTACTTGACGGCTGAGAAGAGGTCTCAAGCTTCCAAACTAAAGATTCATGTCTATTATAAACTTTTTACTTACTGGAAATTTAGAATCCGCTCTAACTGCATACATCTTTGAAGTAGCTCCAAGCAAGCTTGTCGGCCATTTCTCATTCAACGGCGCGGTCTGGACCTTAACTTTTACCATTTCCATAGGACAAAGCATGATATCAGCAAAAACTTCAGCGGAAGCAGAAGCTGCCAACCACATAGTTCCCTTGTATTTGGCTGCGTTCTCTTCTCCGATCTTTCTTGCATAAAAGTCTTTGAAAAACTCATAAAGGCCGAATTTACCCAATCCCTGAAGAGAATAACCAACGAGAGTGGGACGCCACCCCTTAACCAATCCACCTGCGCCTTCCTGTCTTAGTATGAGTCCCAGACCAGACAAAAGCCCCTTGTATACTTGTGGATTCGTTTGCATCTTACATTTGGTGACATCTAGTGGAGTTACCAAGGTATGAGTTATTCCACAAGATAATACGCCTCCTAACATACATTTAGCGTAGTAGGATGCATCGTGTACCATAGGATGAGGTATCCTAGAAATAGGAGAACTAACACGTGGATCCCAGTCACTTTTGGTCATTTTGAGTTGCGAAACAATAGATTCTAAGCTATAACCTTCCACCCTATAACAAGTATCCACATACCAAGCAAAAACAATAATCCATGAACGTCACTCCAAATATTACACGAACAATATATAatgttcatctttatattGTAGAAATGAGTATTTTCTTATGAATGCGCCCGTTTAAAAGCCAAAGTTAGCGCGTTTGTAAATTTCATCAGGTATAATCCGCTTGTATGACTGCTCCAGATTATATTGATCTTCCTGAAACAATGGCTTTTCTATATCCTAAGAAGCAGCGTAAATCATGACTTGTATTCATACCGTTCTTGCGATAAACTTAGGGTTATGTACCACATTACCTATGTTAGGATCATAGATAGTGTCTAATGGTATTTCTCCGCTACGATAGATAGTTTGGTAGTCTATACGGTTAACATACCAATTGAAGATCTTCACATGGCGCTTAGGATGGCCCAAAATAGTTCCCTGCTTCTCTATGGCACTCAAGACTTCTTCTCCATATTCTAAATGACCAAACACCACCTTTAATATTGTGGATCAAAAGAGCATACTTACCATCTtattatccaaaaaagAACATGGCTTAAAAGTAATATAAAACTGCGATCCGTTGGAATTTTTATATCTAGTCTTACACATTCCCAAAACACCTATGCATACGAAGCATGAGAACAATCACAAATACCCCTCTTGGAATGTGTGTATGCGTATGATTCATCGCGCATATATTGACCGTAGATAGATTCTCCTCCATAAGAATTTCCCGTATTGAAATTGCCACCTTGGCAGATCTATAGGTTAGATTAGAAATGCTTATACACATGCAAGATCCATATAAGCAAACTAACAAATCCCGAAACTATGCGATGAATTGGAGTAAACTTGTACCACCTAGGGCGTAGGTAATATCCTAGGCCGGTTTCACCTGTATAAAACGATATCAAACAAGGATTCAGTATAGATGCTGTCTTCGATGGGTGATACACATGTAAATACAAGTAACCTGTACACAAACAGCGAAAGTTTTCACATGTATATGGTAGTTTATCCATAAAAAGCTGTATGTTGGCTATGTTCAATTAAAAATCTCACCTCAAATACCATACGGCCACAATTTCGGCCACCTATTGATATATCAAAGAATACACGCGGATTTGGTACCTTTATCATTATAACTAACAATCTACATTTCCAAACAATAGTTGTCTATCAACTAACGGAAGATTGAAGCCACACAATATACTTTAATTAGGGGTATAGACCAAGATTTTATTCACTAATTATCATCACATGGTAAAATAATTTAAAATAGATATTTGTACTGATTATATAATAATTTATCCCATCCCAATGAATTATTAGAATTCAAATTCTCCTTGAAGTGAATCAAATGGGATTTCAACATCGTTAATCTAGGCGCATTCGTGTTATATAACAGCTACTAACCTGCATAATTCCGTGTTTAAGTTTGAGTTTCCATAGAGGTGGTCCAAATTTTTTGCTACTAGGCCTTGTGATCTGAGTGCGTTGTGAACAATTCTGAATCAAAGACATACCTTATCAAGTATTCCTATTATCATATCTTGTGATTCTGGTTCTTGATCTTCCAAGTCACTCACATCTGAGAAACTAACATCACTGTCATCCACGTTTTTGTCGTCCCTAGTGCTCTTTGGATCACTTTCCACTTCCTTATTGCTATCTTCTTTTGTTTCTGATGCAAATATGGCCTCTGTGCGCTCTGACTTTGCTATAGGAGTCTCAACGTGAGTATCTTGAGGAAGTGATTTCAAATCAGAAACGGTCACAGATTCCACGTCCGCATCGAGAAATTCATCGTCTGAAGAGCTCTCCCTATCATGGCTGCAAGTGGAAATGAAACTCTGTAATAAAACCTACACATTCTCACTTTTTGACTCAAAAGAATCCTGAATCTGAATTAAAAGATTAAATATAATTGTAAAGATCACTtacaaaagaagaagtCCTTGGTATTTTTGCGTCTGTCTCAGTTTTAACAGCGTTAAGACGCTTGTTCAAATTTTCAATCCAACTCTGAAATACAAATCAAGGTTAGTATGTACATCGGTTAAATACCTGTTTAATAGCATCCAGTATTCTAGaatcaaacttttcagCACATTTATCAATTGTAGCTGCATACGAAGATGAAATACGTGATACACTCAGAATCTAACCTTGAATAACTTTATTGTTGAAAAAATCTAAAGAGAAATGACCAATATATCGTAAATCTGACATTTTAATTAAAACTAATTACAAATGACATGGTGTAAAACTATGTCAATAAATCTACAAAGGTTGAAGAACCAACAAGATCTGATTGGGAAATATTATCCCTTATAGTATTACAATCTTCCTCTCTTATAAAAGAACGTAGTATCCTAATGATGTGTAGGCTTTCTCTCAGTGCTCCCCTGACTCCACGCTCCTTATTGACCTAACAAATAATAATCACGAGTAATAAAATACCTTTATATCTGATGAAGTCGGGACAAACTCGATGTTTTTAGCTCTTAAAGCATACTTGAGTGTGTTGTATGAATCGTGAAAAAAACACAAATCTGGATGGACTAGAGCAATCATCACTATGAAAGAATCTCCGTACAGGGAATTTTTGAGCAAATGTGTGAGTTTACTGTCGCGATATTTTACCTTTAATCTACCATTTCCCTTTTCAGATAGTGAATTGATACAATTAATGAGTGCTAAAAGTGATTGGTTTATGTAGGACGCCTCCTTAAGTCTATCACCAACATTACTTGTTAGCTTTAGTCTCTCTGATCCTAAAGTAAAATGAGAGGtaagtttataaatatttaacCTGCTAAATCTATAAATGTTAATTTCGATGAAAAATCCGAATTAAGATAAAACTGAATAATTGCGTGAGATCTACTGGAATGTCTA encodes the following:
- a CDS encoding ADP-ribosylation factor GTPase-activating, putative (encoded by transcript BEWA_043660A), which gives rise to MDLISSFRVDNRGFVSDESRDVFFKNQFKTQENLFCFDCNSRNPTWVSLTYSVYLCLNCSGKHRQLGTHISFVRSTDMDKFTPEQLFRLSVGGNDKALSYFKQNGIYKQPINYAGKGVAVYSKMLDKAVATNKNAGFNNIDLLSLDSIDNTHDLLDLKDSTTDGLSHVSHSKSIVSNASDGLDEIMDEISAESKKSTSDREKFGMNKNMFNFSSETFSRKSTFPTKQTAVCKSGFSTKLSNVDFDALERSLNEPFPEQTNTSGREPVFAEPLKKTEIFGAGKETFNVNTNIPDLKHLEGKSGISSDAFFGRVGNNAHSYSNFNPNKTSLSSDEYFGRPTVPVHNKQSWNTLEDQAIQNINELKDGIMNALSKGNVMVEKAKQWLNNRY
- a CDS encoding cyclophilin, putative (encoded by transcript BEWA_043670A), whose translation is MSENKDSDVNRPVAPLGGPPYLSHLLSNPQNPVVFMDVSLGSHLLGRLKIELFADKVPKTCENFRKFCTGEFKHNAVPVGYKNTSFFKVINDYMVQGGDFVKGDGTGSLSIYGSSFDDENFSVKHSRCGIISMYNTGPNTNGCQFFFITKPCDWLDGKNVAFGVLVDDESQVVLQKMQNVTVGEGFAPKIAMVVSECGQL
- a CDS encoding tRNA pseudouridine synthase, putative (encoded by transcript BEWA_043680A) encodes the protein MVSQLCRHILYEPLELNLHLMDAKTNNLNKRQKKSQFRNYCREKKRKLELSLKNLDDVTLDRDSEQNPANYVDKDVIETRIHVPKAKYAIAFGYLGTRYHGYQKQVEYGTGDMNKVETIEGTMESALVEIGAINEVYRNLPYKLQLSKSSRTDKGVHAGCTYIAGRFEIPELEEEVGTKEEFFIRKLNDALPNDIRCFQIVRVTKGFDARTMCSKRKYEYIIPEKILLKRYKFGSDKYKELHNNLSSLFSQYDKSKDPIKLSKVEGEYNMDHGFYEDSTLDIELIKEIMDMYVGTHDFQNFTVRQKVQGSTTQRYIHKTKVNIFTLSNIFHQIKKDVIGNGQNVVRITIVGQSFLYNQIRKMISMAIETYLNLAPKSTIAFSLFNNRILNTNIAPSEGLVLHHPYFDSYNMTRCSPPQTPYILYKDIKEKVEKFKEEQIYPEIANSFGDNVYVFGFFINITQMGKLDV
- a CDS encoding ATP binding protein family member protein (encoded by transcript BEWA_043690A), producing the protein MGDSVDSLLDRPVASKGRKTLAIVVIGMAGSGKTCYVRKLIEKLKTVGKKVYSINLDPAVVKVHYKPNIDIRDSIDYRDIMKKYNLGPNGAIMTSLNLFVTRFDKILEILDRRSDTLDYIVIDTPGQIEVFNWSASGTIILESLSSSFPTAVNYLIDTTRSMNPVTFMTNMIYACSVMYKCQLPFIACFNKIDVNRYEICLEWMHDYDQFYESVMKDDSYMATFSRSCALMLNEFYYNLTVSGISSMTGEGFDEHIKTLDECIHQYKRIYLPWLEKKRIMNSRVNKGLPPEE
- a CDS encoding mitochondrial phosphate carrier protein, putative (encoded by transcript BEWA_043700A), which produces MTKSDWDPRVSSPISRIPHPMVHDASYYAKCMLGGVLSCGITHTLVTPLDVTKCKMQTNPQVYKGLLSGLGLILRQEGAGGLVKGWRPTLVGYSLQGLGKFGLYEFFKDFYARKIGEENAAKYKGTMWLAASASAEVFADIMLCPMEMVKVKVQTAPLNEKWPTSLLGATSKMYAVRADSKFPFGSLRPLLSRQVPYTMAKFYFFEKVVQLFYDHIFTKPKNEYSKQTQLGITFASGYLAGIICAVVSHPADTLVSQMGKAENKGKGFGQMAKEVGAFNLFTRGLGTRVIMIGTLTGLQWWIYDTFKSFMGMGTSGGGSTKK
- a CDS encoding cyclophilin, putative (encoded by transcript BEWA_043710A) yields the protein MIKVPNPRVFFDISIGGRNCGRMVFELFMDKLPYTCENFRCLCTGETGLGYYLRPRWYKFTPIHRIVSGFICQGGNFNTGNSYGGESIYGQYMRDESYAYTHSKRGVLGMCKTRYKNSNGSQFYITFKPCSFLDNKMVVFGHLEYGEEVLSAIEKQGTILGHPKRHVKIFNCGEIPLDTIYDPNIGNVVHNPKFIARTDIEKPLFQEDQYNLEQSYKRIIPDEIYKRANFGF
- a CDS encoding conserved hypothetical protein (encoded by transcript BEWA_043720A); translation: MSDLRYIGHFSLDFFNNKVIQATIDKCAEKFDSRILDAIKQSWIENLNKRLNAVKTETDAKIPRTSSFIQDSFESKSENVHDRESSSDDEFLDADVESVTVSDLKSLPQDTHVETPIAKSERTEAIFASETKEDSNKEVESDPKSTRDDKNVDDSDVSFSDVSDLEDQEPESQDMIIGILDKITRPSSKKFGPPLWKLKLKHGIMQINDVEIPFDSLQGEFEF